One Vibrio taketomensis DNA window includes the following coding sequences:
- a CDS encoding outer membrane beta-barrel protein, whose product MLGASATASADSWIYGGVNVGQSDFMGDETTSYGVHAGTGILPLIGLEVGYQNHGEFKRHGVTFDADSVYFAVKPSIDFGPLHVYAKGGLHKWDVSSNVAGLSDDDVDLMYGVGAEYFLFGPVSVGASYNIFEMDKEEVKTLSLNATFHFL is encoded by the coding sequence CTGTTAGGCGCATCTGCGACAGCTTCGGCTGATTCTTGGATTTACGGCGGTGTAAACGTTGGTCAATCAGACTTTATGGGTGATGAGACAACCTCATACGGCGTACATGCTGGTACAGGTATTCTGCCGCTGATTGGTCTAGAAGTGGGTTACCAAAACCATGGCGAATTTAAACGCCACGGTGTGACATTTGATGCGGATTCAGTTTACTTTGCAGTAAAACCAAGCATCGACTTCGGTCCTTTGCATGTTTATGCGAAAGGTGGTCTGCATAAGTGGGACGTAAGTTCTAATGTTGCTGGTCTGTCAGATGATGATGTGGATCTAATGTACGGTGTAGGCGCTGAGTATTTCCTATTTGGACCAGTTTCAGTTGGCGCAAGCTACAACATTTTTGAAATGGATAAAGAAGAAGTGAAAACTCTGTCTCTTAACGCGACATTCCACTTCCTATAA
- the hrpA gene encoding ATP-dependent RNA helicase HrpA: MTSSQPNKDSLPTQKAQANSAASLRKALEQCMLRDRFRLSKRIAGASKIKKDAARNAVFDEIALDIAQSMMEVEQRSAQPITIEYPELLPVSQKKDDIAKAIEEHQVVIVAGETGSGKTTQLPKICAELGRGKFGLIGHTQPRRLAARSVASRIAEEMRTQLGEFVGYKVRFNDQISENTQIKLMTDGILLAEIQHDRFLNQYDTIIIDEAHERSLNIDFILGYLKELLPRRPDLKVIITSATIDPERFSKHFNNAPIIEVSGRTYPVETRYRPLSGEGDDDRDQLEGIFEAVDELCDEGYGDILIFMNGEREIRDTADALAKRNLKSTEIVPLYARLSAGEQNKIFQPHAGRRIVLATNVAETSLTVPGIKYVIDPGTARISRYSYRTKVQRLPIEPVSQASANQRKGRCGRVEEGICIRLYSEADFNSRPEFTDPEILRTNLASVILQMTALGLGDIEAFPFVEAPDKRNIQDGVRLLEELGAINAEAKDPKKRLTPVGRQLARLPIDPRLARMVLEAPKYGALKEVMIVAAALSIQDPRERPSDKQQSSDDKHRRFFHEDSDFLTFVNLWDYIQKQQKELSSNQFRKQCKLDYLNYLRVREWQDVYFQIHQSMREMEFKLNTEAASYQGVHTAILVGLLSHLGIKDQEKNEYQGARNARFHIFPASGLFKKQPKWVMSAELVETSKLWGRIIAKIQPEWIEPLAKHLIKRSYSEPHWSKKRAAVMAYEKVMLYGVPIVAKRLVNYGNIDANVSRELFIRSALVEGEWETKHAFFKQNRKLLQEVEELEHKSRRRDILVDDDELFDFYDQRVGTEVVSGKHFDTWWKKASKATPELLNFEKEMLFRNDASHVTDLDYPNFWHQNGLKLKLSYQFEPGEDSDGVTVHLPLPILNQVETAGFDWQIPGLRHELVVSLIKSLPKTLRKNFVPAPNYADAFLARVTAMEMPLLDAMEKELRRMTGVELLRDDWNLEQVPEHLKVTFRAVDHRNRKLKEHKDLHELKESLKDKVQETLSKVADDDIEQQDLHTWSFGELPKVYQQKRGGYDVKAYPAIVDAKDSVQIKLYETEQEQLSAMQAGQRRLVLLNVPSPIKYLHTNLPNKSKLGLYFNPYGKVMDLIDDCIACGVDKLIEEQGGLVWQADQFEAMKEHIRAELGDTVVDIAQQVETILTTAFNINKKLKGRIDFTMAFALSDIKAQIEGLIFKGFATECGWKRLPDILRYMRAIERRMEKLPIDPNKDRLHMLKIESVVSDYKELLNKIPKGMAIPDNVKEIRWMIEELRVSFFAQQLGTPYPVSDKRVQNAIDAC, from the coding sequence TTGACTTCGTCACAGCCGAATAAAGATTCTCTGCCAACGCAAAAAGCACAAGCAAACAGTGCGGCTTCTTTGCGTAAGGCATTAGAACAATGCATGCTGCGCGACCGCTTCCGTTTGAGTAAGCGCATTGCCGGCGCAAGTAAAATTAAGAAAGATGCGGCACGTAATGCCGTGTTTGATGAGATCGCATTAGATATCGCTCAATCGATGATGGAAGTCGAGCAGCGCAGTGCGCAGCCAATCACGATTGAATATCCAGAACTGTTACCGGTTAGCCAGAAAAAAGACGATATTGCTAAAGCAATTGAAGAGCACCAAGTAGTGATCGTTGCGGGTGAAACGGGTTCAGGTAAAACTACGCAGTTGCCAAAAATTTGTGCAGAGCTTGGCCGTGGCAAATTTGGTCTGATTGGTCACACGCAGCCTCGCCGTCTTGCGGCTCGCTCTGTTGCCAGCCGTATTGCCGAAGAGATGCGCACTCAGCTTGGTGAATTTGTTGGTTACAAGGTTCGATTCAACGATCAGATCTCCGAAAACACGCAAATCAAGTTGATGACAGACGGTATCCTACTGGCTGAAATTCAGCACGACCGTTTTCTGAATCAATACGACACTATCATTATCGATGAGGCGCATGAACGTAGCCTCAACATCGACTTTATTCTTGGTTACCTAAAAGAGTTGTTGCCACGTCGTCCAGACCTAAAAGTGATCATCACTTCGGCAACTATTGACCCAGAACGTTTCTCTAAGCACTTCAACAATGCACCAATCATTGAAGTGTCTGGTCGTACTTATCCGGTTGAAACTCGCTATCGTCCGCTTAGCGGAGAAGGCGATGACGATCGTGATCAGCTAGAAGGCATCTTTGAGGCGGTAGATGAGCTGTGTGATGAAGGTTACGGCGATATCCTGATCTTTATGAACGGTGAGCGCGAGATTCGTGATACTGCCGATGCATTAGCGAAACGTAACCTTAAGAGTACGGAAATTGTGCCGCTGTACGCTCGACTCTCAGCCGGCGAGCAGAACAAGATTTTCCAACCTCATGCAGGGCGTCGCATTGTACTGGCAACGAACGTAGCGGAAACCTCACTAACGGTACCAGGCATCAAATATGTCATTGACCCAGGTACCGCGCGCATTAGTCGCTACAGCTACCGTACTAAGGTACAACGTCTGCCAATCGAGCCAGTATCACAAGCGAGTGCGAATCAACGTAAAGGCCGTTGTGGTCGTGTTGAAGAGGGTATCTGTATTCGTCTTTACTCAGAGGCTGATTTCAATTCTCGCCCTGAGTTTACCGATCCAGAAATTCTGCGTACCAACTTAGCTTCGGTTATTTTGCAGATGACAGCATTGGGTTTGGGTGATATCGAAGCCTTCCCATTTGTTGAAGCGCCAGATAAACGCAATATCCAAGATGGTGTGCGCCTGCTTGAAGAGTTAGGTGCGATTAACGCTGAAGCGAAAGATCCGAAGAAACGTTTAACACCGGTTGGCCGTCAGTTAGCGCGTCTGCCGATTGACCCACGCCTAGCGCGTATGGTGCTTGAAGCACCAAAATATGGTGCACTCAAAGAAGTGATGATTGTTGCGGCGGCGTTGTCTATTCAAGATCCACGCGAACGTCCAAGTGATAAGCAGCAGTCTTCAGATGATAAGCATCGCCGTTTCTTCCATGAAGATTCCGACTTCTTAACCTTTGTTAATTTGTGGGATTACATTCAGAAACAACAAAAAGAGCTGAGCAGTAACCAATTCCGCAAACAGTGTAAGCTCGATTACCTCAACTACTTGCGTGTCCGTGAGTGGCAAGATGTGTACTTCCAAATTCACCAATCAATGCGTGAGATGGAATTCAAGCTCAATACAGAAGCGGCGAGCTACCAAGGCGTTCACACGGCGATTTTAGTCGGTTTGCTATCTCATCTTGGTATCAAAGACCAAGAGAAGAACGAGTACCAAGGTGCACGTAACGCACGTTTTCATATCTTCCCTGCATCGGGCTTATTTAAGAAGCAGCCTAAGTGGGTCATGTCGGCGGAATTGGTCGAAACCTCAAAGCTTTGGGGCCGTATTATCGCCAAGATCCAACCAGAATGGATTGAGCCACTTGCTAAGCATCTTATCAAGCGCAGTTACAGTGAGCCTCACTGGTCGAAAAAACGCGCGGCGGTAATGGCGTACGAAAAAGTGATGCTGTACGGAGTGCCGATTGTTGCAAAACGTTTAGTGAACTACGGTAACATCGACGCGAACGTGAGTCGTGAACTGTTCATCCGCAGTGCGCTGGTGGAAGGTGAGTGGGAAACCAAACACGCTTTCTTCAAACAAAACCGTAAGCTACTACAGGAAGTTGAAGAGCTTGAGCACAAATCACGTCGCCGCGATATTTTGGTGGATGATGACGAGCTGTTTGATTTCTACGATCAACGTGTTGGCACCGAAGTGGTGTCGGGTAAACACTTTGATACGTGGTGGAAGAAAGCCTCTAAAGCGACCCCTGAACTGCTGAACTTTGAAAAAGAGATGCTGTTTAGAAACGATGCTAGCCATGTAACTGATTTGGATTATCCGAACTTCTGGCATCAAAACGGTTTGAAACTTAAGTTGAGCTACCAATTTGAACCAGGTGAAGATAGTGATGGTGTCACGGTACACCTGCCATTGCCGATCTTAAACCAAGTTGAAACTGCTGGCTTTGATTGGCAGATCCCAGGGTTGCGCCATGAGCTTGTGGTCAGCTTGATTAAGTCGCTGCCAAAAACGTTACGTAAGAATTTTGTGCCAGCGCCAAACTACGCCGATGCCTTCTTAGCGCGTGTCACAGCAATGGAAATGCCGTTGCTTGATGCGATGGAAAAAGAACTGCGTCGCATGACTGGCGTGGAACTGTTGCGTGACGATTGGAACTTAGAGCAAGTACCAGAGCACCTTAAAGTGACGTTCCGTGCGGTTGATCATCGCAATCGCAAGCTCAAAGAGCACAAAGATCTGCATGAGCTCAAAGAAAGTCTGAAAGATAAAGTACAAGAGACGCTTTCAAAAGTCGCGGACGACGATATCGAGCAGCAAGATTTGCATACGTGGAGCTTTGGTGAATTGCCTAAAGTCTACCAGCAAAAACGTGGTGGCTATGACGTAAAAGCCTACCCTGCGATTGTTGATGCCAAAGACAGTGTGCAAATTAAGCTCTACGAAACCGAGCAAGAGCAGTTGTCTGCGATGCAAGCAGGTCAACGCCGTCTGGTATTGCTAAACGTGCCATCGCCAATTAAGTATTTGCATACTAACTTGCCGAATAAGTCGAAACTGGGTTTGTACTTTAACCCGTATGGCAAAGTGATGGATCTGATTGATGACTGTATCGCTTGTGGCGTCGATAAGCTTATCGAAGAGCAGGGTGGTTTGGTGTGGCAAGCAGATCAGTTTGAAGCAATGAAAGAGCACATTCGCGCTGAACTGGGTGATACCGTTGTGGATATCGCCCAGCAAGTAGAAACGATTTTGACCACGGCTTTCAATATCAATAAGAAGCTGAAAGGTCGAATTGATTTCACTATGGCGTTTGCATTGTCAGATATCAAAGCGCAAATCGAAGGTTTGATTTTTAAAGGCTTTGCGACGGAATGTGGCTGGAAACGCCTGCCTGATATTCTGCGTTACATGCGCGCCATTGAGCGCCGTATGGAGAAGTTACCAATCGATCCAAACAAAGATCGCCTTCATATGTTGAAGATTGAGTCGGTCGTGAGTGACTACAAAGAATTGCTGAACAAGATTCCTAAAGGAATGGCTATTCCTGACAACGTGAAAGAGATTCGTTGGATGATTGAAGAGCTGCGCGTGAGTTTCTTTGCTCAGCAACTCGGTACGCCGTATCCAGTGTCGGATAAGCGAGTTCAGAACGCGATCGACGCTTGTTAA
- a CDS encoding MipA/OmpV family protein, translating into MTNFYSPPIFRLAICAWSTFSFTAYAAQAEQEWGIAAMYRVASVPFDTTIGDQRVSTFVPMMYFGNDYVFIDGLEGGIHVAAWEDKRLELNALTRMRFVDLPASVQNANQGDTADFGLQLRQKLNDTWHLDWELMADEAFRMHANLRATAEYEFGDWQLEPQMTLRYKDADFNSRYYAFDQFSGQNIGAGVDVNLGVEARYHVTSNLYLLGSTSVTRLDDNAYRAVGVDDRYEAEVMFGFGFFPDKSQPRKSELTNQRYVRIAHGWATPSNIGDIFSFAREKDPFNNQMTSLFYGHPLTDELFGYPVDIYFTPGIAHHWSSQVQDSSTEYIAAIKAYFNFDWPIRWRFGVAEGLSYIDRITYIEASEMERKGYTPSHLLNYLDFSLDVNVGDLFNQSDWQHVWFGYSLHHRSAIFEKASQFGRIKGGSNYNTLYLQFDF; encoded by the coding sequence ATGACAAATTTCTACTCGCCTCCAATTTTTCGTCTTGCTATCTGTGCTTGGAGCACTTTTTCTTTCACTGCTTATGCCGCTCAAGCGGAGCAGGAGTGGGGAATTGCGGCCATGTATAGAGTCGCGTCGGTACCTTTTGACACCACGATTGGTGATCAACGCGTTTCGACTTTCGTGCCAATGATGTATTTCGGCAATGATTATGTGTTTATCGATGGTCTCGAAGGAGGCATTCATGTTGCGGCATGGGAAGATAAGCGCTTGGAGTTGAATGCATTAACGCGCATGCGCTTTGTTGACCTGCCTGCATCGGTGCAAAATGCTAATCAAGGGGACACAGCCGATTTTGGTCTGCAATTACGCCAGAAACTCAATGACACTTGGCACCTTGATTGGGAATTGATGGCTGATGAAGCCTTTAGGATGCACGCCAATTTGCGTGCTACCGCAGAATACGAATTTGGCGACTGGCAACTGGAACCCCAAATGACGTTGCGCTACAAGGATGCCGATTTTAACAGTCGCTACTACGCTTTTGACCAGTTCAGCGGGCAAAATATAGGTGCGGGGGTGGATGTCAATCTAGGGGTGGAAGCTCGTTACCATGTCACTTCAAATCTCTATCTGCTTGGTTCAACGAGTGTGACACGCCTAGATGATAATGCATATAGAGCCGTCGGAGTCGATGATCGCTACGAAGCGGAAGTGATGTTTGGTTTTGGTTTCTTTCCTGATAAATCGCAACCACGTAAATCTGAACTAACTAATCAACGTTATGTTCGTATCGCACATGGTTGGGCGACGCCTTCTAATATCGGCGATATCTTTTCTTTCGCTCGTGAGAAAGATCCTTTCAATAACCAGATGACCTCACTGTTTTATGGTCACCCGTTAACCGATGAGTTATTTGGTTATCCTGTTGACATCTATTTCACACCGGGCATCGCACATCATTGGTCATCTCAGGTGCAAGATTCGAGCACCGAATATATCGCGGCAATTAAGGCGTATTTTAATTTTGATTGGCCAATACGCTGGCGTTTTGGTGTTGCGGAAGGGTTATCTTATATCGACCGGATCACTTATATCGAAGCGAGTGAAATGGAGCGCAAAGGCTATACACCAAGCCATCTATTGAATTACTTGGACTTCTCGCTGGATGTCAACGTTGGTGATTTGTTCAATCAATCTGATTGGCAACATGTTTGGTTTGGTTATTCACTTCACCATCGCAGTGCGATATTTGAGAAAGCCTCACAATTTGGCCGAATTAAAGGTGGCAGTAATTACAACACGCTTTACCTTCAGTTTGATTTTTAA
- a CDS encoding alkaline phosphatase family protein, whose product MSDTSQLPLVLAGPLLRKTTTKQLVFWLVTREPLHGDFNLYAEADNAVIFTASLAKCQQLRLGQHAYLVLAQFCGQFPANVALSYDFTTQYGNLSALQSELLYAGESRPTFRISTQADYVLHGSCRNPHHPSKDALVQADLNVSQQELSQRPDMLIMSGDQIYADHVAGPMLDAIHQVCQLLCLRDEVFDQAPIRSSQELRNHPYCYYLRDKLLPSYNDTSHWLNRVFMPKYTPIFSSRECENHLISFSEFIAMYLLVWSPALWQCINVSRLEQQGFIHAGQSLSKAAIHQWHQEKPQIDNFVDGLTATARLMAHIPTYMIFDDHDITDDWNLTVGWEHAAYNNPFASRIIGNGLIAYWLCQGWGNEPDNFPNEIWQLAQQYLDAPELEPNSLTHHDNLIQYLYRFEHWHYTIESSPKVVVLDTRTRRWRSESRMNKPSGLMDWEALIEFQQELMHQDKVIVVSAAPMFGVKFIEALQKSMTVLGQPLLIDAENWMAHPGSANTLLSIFTHTKTPSNFVILSGDVHYSFAYDIKLRFRKSSPNIYQITCSGFKNQFPEPLLAICDHVDRALYSPRSPLNYLTKRKRLKVFKRDPDLAGKRRLVNRSAIGELKLDSHGKPSQISILTGEGERVSFPPIDQDL is encoded by the coding sequence ATGAGCGACACCTCCCAACTTCCGCTGGTTTTAGCTGGCCCGCTACTTAGAAAAACCACAACCAAACAATTAGTATTTTGGCTCGTAACTCGCGAGCCCTTGCACGGTGATTTTAATCTTTATGCGGAAGCCGACAATGCGGTGATTTTTACGGCATCGCTGGCTAAATGCCAGCAATTACGCTTGGGTCAACATGCCTATCTCGTACTAGCCCAATTTTGCGGTCAGTTTCCAGCTAACGTAGCCCTAAGTTACGATTTCACCACACAATACGGCAACCTCTCAGCGCTGCAGTCAGAATTGCTCTATGCCGGTGAGTCAAGGCCGACTTTTAGAATCTCTACTCAAGCCGATTACGTACTGCATGGCTCTTGTCGCAATCCACATCACCCATCCAAAGACGCTTTGGTTCAAGCCGATCTCAACGTCTCACAGCAAGAGCTGTCCCAACGTCCAGATATGCTCATTATGAGTGGCGATCAAATTTATGCCGATCATGTGGCAGGACCAATGCTTGATGCCATCCATCAAGTATGTCAATTGCTCTGCTTAAGAGACGAAGTTTTTGATCAAGCGCCAATCCGTTCAAGCCAAGAGTTACGGAATCATCCCTATTGTTATTATCTCCGTGATAAATTGCTGCCAAGCTACAACGACACCAGCCACTGGCTCAATCGTGTATTCATGCCCAAATACACACCTATTTTTAGTTCGCGAGAATGTGAAAATCATCTGATTAGCTTTAGCGAATTCATTGCTATGTACCTGCTGGTTTGGTCACCAGCACTCTGGCAATGCATCAATGTGTCAAGACTCGAGCAGCAAGGGTTTATTCATGCAGGGCAATCTCTGTCAAAGGCTGCCATTCATCAGTGGCACCAAGAAAAACCGCAGATCGATAACTTTGTTGATGGACTAACCGCTACCGCACGCTTAATGGCACATATTCCGACTTACATGATCTTTGATGACCATGACATTACGGATGATTGGAATCTCACGGTTGGATGGGAGCACGCTGCTTACAATAACCCATTTGCCTCTCGAATTATCGGCAACGGGCTCATCGCCTATTGGTTATGTCAAGGCTGGGGAAATGAGCCTGATAATTTCCCAAATGAAATATGGCAGTTGGCTCAACAATACCTAGATGCTCCTGAGTTGGAGCCAAATTCCCTGACTCACCATGATAATTTGATTCAATATTTGTATCGGTTTGAGCATTGGCACTACACCATCGAAAGCTCACCAAAAGTGGTGGTACTGGATACACGCACACGCCGCTGGCGCTCAGAATCTCGAATGAATAAGCCTTCAGGATTAATGGATTGGGAAGCCTTAATTGAGTTTCAGCAAGAGCTCATGCATCAAGACAAAGTGATTGTGGTTTCGGCAGCACCAATGTTTGGGGTGAAGTTTATCGAGGCATTACAAAAAAGTATGACCGTACTCGGTCAGCCACTTTTGATCGATGCAGAAAACTGGATGGCTCATCCCGGCAGTGCTAACACACTACTCAGTATTTTCACCCACACCAAAACGCCAAGCAATTTTGTTATATTGTCTGGCGATGTGCATTATTCCTTCGCTTACGACATCAAACTAAGATTCAGAAAATCGAGCCCTAATATTTATCAAATCACATGCAGTGGATTTAAAAACCAATTCCCCGAACCGCTATTGGCGATATGTGATCATGTTGACCGCGCACTTTATTCACCGCGATCACCACTCAACTACCTCACCAAACGCAAGCGTTTAAAAGTATTCAAACGCGATCCTGACTTAGCAGGTAAACGCCGCTTAGTGAACCGTAGTGCAATCGGTGAACTCAAATTAGATAGCCACGGTAAACCCAGTCAAATATCCATTTTGACAGGTGAAGGAGAGCGAGTCTCTTTCCCTCCTATTGATCAGGACTTGTGA
- a CDS encoding TerB family tellurite resistance protein has product MLNSITKLFKQLLEGQDLSDQHKSDPNLAIACLLCEVAGADHQIDATEEAAKHKLIGRLLGLDASQTEVLLSRAQAKAKQSASLYEFTSQLRELSQETRYALIQAMWEVAHADGEIDPLEDAVIRKSAELLYVDHSEFIRAKLSVTDSKSNQ; this is encoded by the coding sequence ATGCTCAATTCGATTACCAAACTGTTTAAACAACTGCTGGAAGGACAAGACCTTAGCGACCAGCATAAATCTGACCCCAACTTGGCAATTGCGTGTTTGCTGTGCGAAGTAGCAGGTGCCGATCATCAAATTGATGCCACCGAAGAGGCAGCAAAACACAAACTTATCGGGCGATTACTTGGATTAGATGCCAGTCAAACTGAGGTGCTATTAAGCCGCGCGCAGGCGAAAGCTAAACAGTCAGCATCGCTTTACGAGTTTACCTCGCAGCTGCGTGAATTGAGCCAAGAAACGCGTTATGCCTTGATTCAGGCGATGTGGGAAGTTGCGCACGCTGATGGTGAAATTGACCCTTTGGAAGACGCGGTGATTCGTAAAAGCGCTGAACTTTTGTACGTCGACCATAGTGAGTTCATTCGAGCCAAGTTGTCCGTTACTGATAGCAAAAGTAACCAGTAA
- a CDS encoding methyl-accepting chemotaxis protein, with translation MVISIITVTIITSYISANHFIENYIETSESQTINAQMRLIDRGISQNIADTIRLAESLDVSLLQVANTISKTDFNNIIKISFGIIFDKNGMNEDEAAAKRYKDMFNATNGKLVISDVFYHDNKPMVRIIVPQDAETGTIYELNLQFLTDSLNSAAIPGTYMELYDASNNQVFSNLQPGDLIEQSIPIKVLDKNWTLKAYINQEYTEQNAAAVSQKITYALLIAAIALVPLSMLLIQLLFKPIASLTRVVRDLASGEADLTQRLNVESQDEFGAISKDINTFIAQLQQLVGNVVQSCHETSSSIDHLEKQTTENKRLFQSHQAEMDQMVTSIHQMSASSDTVTNDAQLAAEHTETANNASNQSKRVMQEALTSLKALVAEVENTSEAIIAMSKDTQKIGDTLVVIGDIAEQTNLLALNAAIEAARAGEQGRGFAVVADEVRALASRTRQSTSEINEMLAKLQAGNAAVVANMENTKHRCKIYEEQTHDVNGSLDSMMQFTNDINNLVAQIASSAKEQSTVSEEINKNMLRIQDMVHTLVSNGEQTSENANELKGRNFDLLKTVQQFKV, from the coding sequence ATGGTAATAAGTATTATCACTGTTACCATCATCACCAGTTATATTAGTGCCAACCACTTTATCGAAAACTATATCGAAACAAGTGAAAGCCAAACGATCAATGCTCAGATGCGACTGATCGACCGTGGTATTTCACAAAATATTGCCGACACGATACGACTGGCGGAATCCCTAGACGTCAGTCTACTTCAAGTCGCAAACACAATTAGCAAAACTGATTTCAACAACATTATCAAAATCTCTTTCGGAATCATTTTTGACAAAAACGGCATGAATGAAGACGAGGCAGCGGCAAAGCGTTATAAAGACATGTTTAACGCAACCAATGGTAAGTTAGTCATTAGTGATGTGTTTTATCACGACAATAAACCTATGGTGCGAATCATCGTGCCTCAAGATGCGGAAACTGGCACCATTTATGAACTTAACCTTCAGTTCCTCACCGATTCGTTAAACAGTGCTGCAATTCCAGGCACTTACATGGAATTGTATGATGCGAGTAATAACCAAGTCTTCTCCAATCTGCAGCCAGGTGACTTAATTGAGCAATCTATTCCTATTAAAGTGCTTGATAAAAACTGGACACTCAAAGCTTATATTAACCAAGAATATACTGAACAAAACGCCGCGGCTGTCAGCCAAAAAATTACTTATGCACTGCTCATCGCGGCGATAGCTTTGGTTCCACTAAGCATGCTATTAATTCAGCTTCTATTTAAACCAATCGCATCGTTAACCCGCGTCGTGCGTGATCTAGCTAGCGGTGAAGCCGATTTGACGCAGAGACTGAATGTTGAATCTCAAGATGAATTTGGCGCAATTTCTAAAGATATCAATACCTTTATTGCTCAGTTGCAACAATTGGTCGGAAATGTCGTTCAATCGTGTCATGAGACCAGCAGCTCAATCGATCACTTAGAAAAACAAACCACGGAAAACAAACGTTTATTCCAATCGCATCAAGCTGAGATGGATCAGATGGTGACATCGATACATCAAATGAGCGCATCGTCCGATACGGTGACGAATGATGCACAGCTTGCAGCTGAACACACGGAAACGGCAAATAATGCAAGTAATCAGTCAAAGCGTGTTATGCAAGAGGCACTCACGAGCTTAAAAGCGTTAGTTGCTGAAGTAGAGAATACTTCTGAAGCCATCATCGCAATGAGCAAAGATACTCAGAAAATTGGCGATACATTGGTCGTTATCGGTGACATTGCCGAGCAAACTAACCTATTAGCCCTCAACGCCGCTATCGAAGCCGCCCGAGCAGGTGAACAAGGCCGAGGATTTGCTGTAGTGGCAGACGAAGTGCGTGCCTTAGCCTCTCGCACACGACAAAGCACCTCGGAAATCAACGAGATGCTGGCGAAATTACAAGCTGGTAATGCGGCTGTGGTAGCGAATATGGAAAATACCAAGCATCGCTGTAAGATTTACGAAGAACAGACCCATGACGTTAATGGCTCTCTAGACTCAATGATGCAATTTACCAATGACATCAACAATCTAGTAGCACAAATCGCGTCATCAGCTAAAGAGCAAAGTACGGTTTCTGAAGAGATAAACAAAAATATGCTGCGCATTCAAGATATGGTGCATACCTTGGTCAGTAACGGTGAACAAACCTCTGAAAATGCGAACGAACTTAAAGGTCGTAACTTTGATCTACTGAAAACCGTACAACAATTTAAAGTGTGA